From the genome of Sulfurovum sp. NBC37-1, one region includes:
- the prfA gene encoding peptide chain release factor 1 — translation MFKEKLQPFIDRYNEISELLSSPDIASDINRMTELSKEQSGLAPLVEKANLYIETADAIAENKELLSDEELGDLAKEELSELEPMLPKLEEEIKILMIPKDKNDDKNIFLELRAGAGGDESALFVADVFRMYSRYAEQMGWKVEIVSTNDGTAGGYKELIAEIKGQGVYSQLKYEAGTHRVQRVPDTETQGRVHTSAITVAVIPEVDDVEVDIKPNEVKMDVYRSSGCGGQSVNTTDSAVRLTHIPTGIVVAIQDEKSQHKNRDKAMKVLKARVYESELQKQLDETAGQRKLQVGSGDRSEKIRTYNYPQNRLTDHRIGLTLYALDDVMNNGNLKLVIDPLIAHAQTEAIQEAGL, via the coding sequence ATGTTCAAAGAAAAACTTCAACCATTCATAGACAGATATAATGAGATCAGCGAACTTTTGAGCTCTCCGGATATCGCCAGCGATATCAACCGTATGACCGAACTCAGCAAAGAGCAGTCAGGACTTGCCCCGCTTGTCGAAAAAGCAAACCTCTACATAGAGACAGCCGATGCCATTGCAGAGAACAAAGAACTGCTGAGTGACGAAGAGCTGGGAGATCTTGCAAAGGAAGAACTTTCCGAACTCGAACCGATGCTGCCAAAACTCGAAGAGGAGATCAAGATACTGATGATCCCCAAAGACAAGAATGATGACAAGAACATCTTTTTGGAACTTCGTGCCGGTGCCGGCGGTGACGAAAGTGCGCTTTTCGTTGCCGATGTCTTCCGGATGTATTCACGCTATGCCGAACAGATGGGTTGGAAAGTGGAGATCGTCAGTACCAATGATGGTACGGCAGGCGGGTACAAGGAACTTATTGCTGAGATCAAGGGACAGGGAGTCTACTCCCAGCTCAAGTATGAAGCCGGGACGCACCGTGTGCAGAGAGTACCCGATACCGAGACACAGGGACGAGTACATACTTCCGCCATTACCGTAGCCGTGATCCCCGAAGTAGACGATGTCGAGGTGGACATCAAGCCCAACGAAGTGAAAATGGATGTCTACCGTTCAAGCGGTTGTGGAGGACAGTCTGTCAACACCACAGACTCGGCCGTGCGTCTGACACACATTCCGACCGGTATCGTCGTAGCGATACAGGATGAGAAGTCACAGCACAAGAACAGGGACAAAGCAATGAAAGTTCTCAAGGCCCGTGTCTACGAATCTGAACTGCAAAAGCAGCTTGACGAGACAGCGGGACAGAGAAAACTGCAAGTTGGATCAGGAGACCGTTCTGAGAAGATCAGAACTTACAATTATCCGCAGAACAGACTCACCGACCACCGTATCGGACTGACACTCTATGCACTGGATGATGTCATGAACAACGGAAACCTCAAGCTGGTCATCGATCCGCTGATAGCACATGCACAAACGGAAGCCATTCAGGAAGCGGGACTTTAA
- the rpsT gene encoding 30S ribosomal protein S20, with protein sequence MAHHKSAKKRILQTAKRTERNRYYRTRIKNITKAVHEAVEAADMTAAQEAFKVANKQIHSLVSKGFIKKATAARKVSRLHKMVNKIEAA encoded by the coding sequence ATGGCACACCACAAATCGGCAAAAAAGAGAATTTTGCAGACAGCAAAAAGAACAGAAAGAAACAGATACTACAGAACAAGAATCAAGAACATTACCAAAGCGGTACATGAGGCGGTAGAAGCTGCTGACATGACAGCTGCACAGGAAGCGTTCAAAGTAGCGAACAAGCAGATCCACTCACTTGTCAGCAAAGGTTTCATCAAGAAAGCCACTGCTGCAAGAAAAGTTAGCCGCCTCCATAAAATGGTTAACAAAATCGAAGCTGCATAG
- a CDS encoding HupE/UreJ family protein, with the protein MFYKIVFLFTFLFSLAQADLIRPVYLEVIQKNPDSYALFLKVPAKGDAKTPMKVNAIEGCEEKGEHVRESEKGVYSDRYTLVCAQGLKGKTIEVQGLENTKRDLLLRLEFLDSTSQSALLDPQHNSYIVKERTPSTQVMKTYTWLGITHILLGFDHLCFVFLLLVIVKNMRRLLWTITAFTLAHSITMAASTLGVVHLPQQPVEAMIALSILFLAMEIVHEEQGKPGITSRYPWLIAFTFGLLHGFGFAGALAEIGLPQEAITLALIFFNIGVELGQLIFVTIVVFVALLLRHLIDAKLMEKVEMFIVYGIGGLSAFWVFDRILAF; encoded by the coding sequence GTGTTTTATAAAATAGTTTTTCTTTTTACCTTTCTTTTTTCTCTTGCACAGGCAGACCTCATACGGCCTGTCTACCTCGAGGTTATTCAAAAAAACCCGGACAGTTACGCACTGTTTTTAAAGGTGCCGGCAAAAGGAGATGCAAAGACCCCCATGAAAGTGAACGCCATAGAGGGATGTGAAGAGAAGGGGGAACACGTCAGAGAGTCTGAAAAAGGTGTTTATTCGGATAGATATACCTTGGTATGTGCACAGGGCCTCAAAGGAAAAACGATCGAGGTGCAGGGACTTGAAAATACAAAAAGAGATCTGCTTTTGCGTTTGGAGTTTTTGGACAGCACTTCCCAGTCTGCACTGCTTGACCCCCAGCATAATTCCTACATAGTCAAAGAGCGCACGCCCTCTACGCAAGTTATGAAAACCTATACATGGCTTGGGATCACCCATATTTTATTGGGCTTTGATCACCTTTGTTTTGTTTTTTTGCTTTTAGTCATTGTTAAAAACATGCGACGGCTTCTGTGGACCATTACCGCCTTTACTCTGGCACACAGTATCACTATGGCGGCGTCAACACTGGGTGTTGTGCATTTGCCGCAGCAACCGGTTGAGGCGATGATAGCCTTGAGTATACTCTTTCTGGCTATGGAGATCGTGCATGAAGAACAGGGCAAGCCAGGTATCACTTCGCGATACCCCTGGCTCATTGCTTTTACGTTCGGGTTACTGCACGGCTTTGGATTTGCGGGAGCACTTGCCGAGATAGGATTGCCCCAGGAAGCGATTACACTGGCACTTATTTTCTTCAATATCGGGGTAGAGTTGGGCCAGTTGATATTTGTGACTATTGTGGTATTTGTAGCTCTGTTGCTCCGGCATTTAATAGATGCAAAGCTCATGGAGAAAGTAGAAATGTTCATTGTTTACGGCATAGGGGGACTTTCTGCTTTTTGGGTATTTGATAGAATTTTAGCTTTTTGA